The following proteins are encoded in a genomic region of Comamonas resistens:
- a CDS encoding glycosyltransferase family 2 protein: protein MTDLHAEYAPAAPPAQLPRQPLRLSCVVPAYNEQANIEGFLRALAQTVRALTPDFEIVVVNDGSRDATHELSLRLAQELPLRYLALSRNFGKEAALSAGIDHARGNAVLLIDADFQHPLEMLAEMHELWQSGYEMVYGVIADRAAESGAKRMGTQLFYRVMNSGSSVKMPPNAGDFRWMDRKVVDALKALPENNRFMKGLYAWVGFKTVALPFVPKDRAAGSSSFNLRRLGSLALLGLTSFTTLPLRIWSMVGAGISLLALAYGLWIAIEALFFGNPLRGWPTLAASIMLFSGVQLLSIGILGEYIGRIYEEVKRRPIYLVAHDEDRSPLREHEREPS, encoded by the coding sequence ATGACCGATCTTCACGCCGAATATGCTCCCGCAGCCCCGCCAGCCCAGTTGCCGCGTCAGCCGCTGAGGCTGAGCTGCGTGGTGCCGGCCTATAACGAACAAGCGAATATTGAAGGCTTTCTGCGCGCGCTGGCCCAGACGGTCCGGGCTCTGACGCCCGATTTCGAGATCGTGGTGGTCAACGACGGCAGCCGCGACGCCACACATGAGCTGAGCTTGCGCCTTGCGCAGGAGCTGCCGCTGCGCTATCTGGCCTTGTCGCGCAACTTCGGCAAGGAAGCCGCCCTGTCTGCCGGCATAGACCATGCCCGTGGCAATGCCGTGCTGCTGATAGACGCCGATTTCCAGCATCCACTGGAGATGCTGGCCGAAATGCACGAGCTGTGGCAATCGGGTTACGAGATGGTCTATGGCGTGATTGCCGACCGCGCGGCAGAAAGCGGCGCCAAGCGCATGGGTACCCAACTGTTCTACCGTGTGATGAACTCTGGCAGCTCGGTCAAGATGCCGCCCAACGCAGGCGACTTCCGCTGGATGGACCGCAAGGTTGTCGATGCCCTCAAGGCCTTGCCCGAAAACAACCGTTTCATGAAGGGCCTGTACGCCTGGGTCGGTTTCAAGACCGTAGCTCTACCCTTCGTGCCCAAGGATCGCGCCGCAGGCAGCTCCAGCTTCAATCTGCGCCGTCTGGGCTCGCTGGCGCTGCTGGGGCTGACCTCCTTCACCACCCTGCCCCTGCGCATCTGGAGCATGGTGGGTGCCGGCATTTCCCTGCTGGCACTGGCCTATGGCCTGTGGATTGCCATAGAGGCCCTGTTCTTTGGCAACCCGCTGCGCGGCTGGCCCACGCTGGCTGCCAGCATCATGCTGTTTTCGGGCGTGCAGCTGCTGTCCATAGGCATTCTGGGCGAGTACATCGGCCGTATCTACGAAGAGGTCAAGCGCCGCCCCATCTACCTGGTGGCACATGACGAAGACCGCAGCCCTCTGCGTGAACATGAGCGCGAGCCATCGTGA
- a CDS encoding glycosyltransferase family 39 protein produces the protein MTAVPRESLVLTGRTVAALLAVYGVIWLAINWLTALAAPGDNVEQLIWIRSLELGYFKHPPMPTWIMAASAAVFGPSVGLTYVLGGVLTLGSLAIFWKLLCDMRGRAYATVGLLAALSITFYCGRLYYYNHNVVMMLWISLAVALTWHVTQKPSLAGWALLGLVSGLGMLSKYQYVLALGVIGLWWLRIGAWKNPVHVKGAALAAVIGLLVLSPHLYWLSTHDWMPMHYAERTSLGLHLDTAARINMSWKFAVDWIFNRCMPAWIVLGVALWWGRKSAAQAELGQAPASEDRQLREFWLLWGWVPLLAILALCLFTGSYLHLQWGTAFMFLCVPAVMELVRSPQSWGGTGRLRAAWVTFAVLQALLLLQFWLASPLGLSGYKSTHQNHIPVDKIVEGLVPGAHQALGGPVDIIIGPQALAGRIAMELPERPRVYVERNLQYSPWIHEEELPTARIIEVFVAPDPLPEGAMRAYGVWAWRPVKIGVGEH, from the coding sequence ATGACCGCTGTCCCACGCGAATCTCTTGTTCTAACCGGCCGTACCGTTGCCGCCTTGCTGGCGGTGTACGGTGTGATCTGGCTGGCCATTAACTGGCTGACGGCCCTGGCCGCACCCGGTGACAACGTGGAGCAACTGATCTGGATTCGCTCCCTGGAGCTCGGCTATTTCAAGCATCCGCCCATGCCGACCTGGATCATGGCCGCCTCCGCGGCCGTCTTTGGGCCGTCCGTAGGCCTGACCTATGTGCTGGGCGGCGTGCTCACACTGGGCTCGTTGGCGATTTTCTGGAAGCTGCTCTGCGATATGCGCGGCCGGGCCTATGCGACCGTGGGTCTGCTGGCGGCGCTGAGCATCACCTTCTATTGCGGCAGGCTTTACTACTACAACCACAACGTCGTGATGATGTTGTGGATCTCGCTGGCCGTGGCGCTGACCTGGCATGTCACGCAGAAACCGTCGCTGGCTGGCTGGGCCTTGTTGGGCCTGGTCTCGGGCCTGGGCATGCTCAGCAAATATCAGTATGTGCTGGCACTGGGCGTGATCGGCCTGTGGTGGTTGCGCATAGGCGCCTGGAAGAACCCGGTGCATGTCAAAGGAGCCGCACTGGCTGCCGTGATCGGCCTGCTGGTGCTGTCTCCCCATCTGTACTGGCTGAGCACCCATGACTGGATGCCCATGCATTACGCCGAGCGCACTTCCCTGGGTCTGCATCTGGATACGGCCGCCCGCATCAACATGTCCTGGAAGTTTGCGGTGGACTGGATCTTCAACCGCTGCATGCCTGCCTGGATCGTGCTGGGAGTGGCTCTCTGGTGGGGGCGCAAGAGTGCCGCTCAGGCAGAGCTTGGGCAAGCGCCTGCCTCTGAAGACAGGCAGCTGCGCGAATTCTGGCTGCTCTGGGGCTGGGTGCCGCTGCTGGCCATTCTGGCCCTGTGCCTGTTCACAGGTTCCTATCTGCATCTGCAATGGGGCACGGCCTTTATGTTCCTCTGCGTGCCTGCTGTCATGGAATTGGTGCGTTCGCCCCAGAGCTGGGGAGGAACGGGGCGTTTGCGTGCCGCCTGGGTGACATTTGCGGTCTTGCAGGCGCTGCTGTTGCTGCAGTTCTGGCTGGCGTCGCCCTTGGGGCTTTCGGGCTACAAGAGCACCCATCAGAACCATATCCCCGTGGACAAGATTGTGGAGGGCCTGGTTCCCGGGGCGCATCAGGCGCTGGGCGGTCCTGTGGACATCATCATCGGCCCGCAGGCGCTGGCCGGGCGTATTGCGATGGAGCTGCCTGAGCGTCCGCGCGTCTATGTGGAGCGCAATCTGCAGTACAGCCCCTGGATTCACGAGGAAGAGCTGCCCACGGCCCGGATCATCGAAGTATTTGTGGCGCCTGACCCGCTGCCCGAAGGCGCCATGCGTGCATACGGCGTGTGGGCCTGGCGGCCTGTAAAGATCGGTGTGGGTGAGCACTGA
- a CDS encoding ChbG/HpnK family deacetylase, whose amino-acid sequence MNHMSTTRPILLCADDYALHPLVDDAVRQLALAGRLSATSCMTTSPLWPQAAPALRELRPRLSAGLHFNLTEGHDGQHAAQALGTVIRQAYARQLPQAQMRAAWREQLDAFEQAMGTPPDFIDGHQHVHQLPGLREAMQAELQARYATHEMPWVRSTAPASGLWRSPKAAIIALLGGWATTRRLRHADIPMNHGFGGVYGFDAPDTASYDRQMAAWLPHMAAGGLLMCHPASDVVEGDAIGRQRPVEFEYLMSDAFGELLQRNSCHIHQGPIHLR is encoded by the coding sequence ATGAATCACATGAGCACCACCCGTCCCATCCTGCTGTGCGCCGATGATTACGCTCTGCACCCCTTGGTGGACGACGCTGTGCGGCAGCTGGCTCTTGCCGGTCGTCTGTCCGCCACCAGTTGCATGACCACTTCGCCCCTCTGGCCACAAGCCGCACCGGCCTTACGGGAGCTGCGCCCCCGGCTCTCTGCCGGCCTGCACTTCAATCTGACCGAAGGCCATGACGGGCAGCATGCCGCACAGGCGCTGGGAACCGTGATCCGGCAAGCCTATGCCCGGCAACTGCCGCAGGCGCAGATGCGCGCGGCCTGGCGCGAGCAGCTCGATGCCTTCGAGCAGGCCATGGGCACGCCACCGGACTTTATCGACGGCCACCAGCATGTGCACCAGTTGCCGGGCCTGCGTGAAGCCATGCAGGCCGAGCTCCAGGCCCGCTATGCCACGCACGAGATGCCCTGGGTGCGCTCCACGGCACCGGCCTCGGGTCTGTGGCGCAGCCCCAAGGCCGCCATCATTGCCTTGCTCGGCGGCTGGGCCACCACCCGGCGGCTGCGCCATGCAGACATTCCCATGAACCATGGTTTTGGCGGCGTCTATGGCTTTGATGCACCCGACACGGCCAGCTACGACAGGCAGATGGCCGCCTGGCTGCCGCATATGGCGGCCGGCGGCCTGCTGATGTGCCACCCGGCCAGCGACGTGGTGGAAGGAGACGCCATTGGCAGGCAGCGCCCCGTGGAATTCGAATATCTGATGTCCGATGCCTTTGGCGAGCTGCTGCAACGCAATAGCTGCCATATTCATCAGGGCCCCATCCATCTGCGCTAG
- a CDS encoding aminotransferase-like domain-containing protein gives MSISLSRQAALTLTQQLAERLAERIHMRLLPAGARLPSVRECARQQGVSPYTVVAAYDLLQAQGLVEARPQRGFFVRDYAQNPLQTQEGKAQAAINGRAVDTPVGIAPGTRINATMLIRGMFVESVAGKPQPGAGVLPAEWLDAGFLVAAMRKVTSGQALRESLVRYGEPMGDSSLREALARRMQRIGIAAAPGQIITTMGATQALDIVSRALLQPGDPVMVEEPGWAVEYARLAAMGMRVLPVPRGPEGPDMAVMQRYCETMAPKLYVSVSVLHNPTGYSLSAASAHEVLQMAQRHGFYVVEDDSYCHIAADHAPRVTMLDRLQRSIYISGFAKVLVPNWRLGYMAAPPELVERLLDTKLLSTLSTPTPMEQALALCMEQGQLRRHAERLRQHLAQARTRSVALAQAAGCRFVAEPAGMFGWVDTGVDTEVLTQLLLDEGYMIAPGAMFHASRGSSTCMRINFATTQDATFWRVFERVVAGMRAQAQKS, from the coding sequence ATGTCCATCTCCCTGTCCCGCCAGGCGGCCCTGACCCTGACCCAGCAGCTGGCCGAGCGTCTGGCCGAACGCATACACATGCGGCTGCTGCCCGCGGGGGCGCGCCTGCCTTCGGTGCGCGAATGCGCGCGCCAGCAGGGTGTGAGTCCGTACACGGTGGTGGCCGCCTACGACCTGTTGCAGGCCCAGGGGCTGGTCGAGGCCAGGCCGCAACGTGGATTCTTTGTGCGGGACTATGCACAGAATCCGCTCCAAACCCAGGAGGGGAAGGCGCAAGCAGCTATCAATGGCAGAGCGGTTGACACTCCGGTCGGCATCGCACCGGGTACACGTATCAACGCCACCATGTTGATTCGCGGCATGTTTGTGGAGAGCGTGGCCGGCAAACCCCAGCCCGGTGCCGGTGTGCTGCCCGCCGAATGGCTGGATGCCGGCTTTCTGGTGGCGGCCATGCGCAAGGTCACCAGCGGGCAGGCGCTGCGCGAATCCTTGGTGCGCTATGGCGAGCCCATGGGTGACAGCAGTCTGCGCGAGGCGCTGGCCCGGCGTATGCAGCGCATAGGCATTGCGGCCGCCCCGGGCCAGATCATCACCACCATGGGGGCGACCCAGGCGCTGGACATTGTGAGCCGTGCCCTGCTGCAGCCCGGCGATCCGGTAATGGTGGAAGAGCCGGGCTGGGCCGTTGAATATGCGCGCCTGGCTGCCATGGGCATGCGCGTGCTGCCCGTGCCGCGCGGGCCCGAGGGGCCGGACATGGCGGTGATGCAGCGCTATTGCGAGACCATGGCCCCCAAGCTCTATGTGAGTGTCAGCGTGCTGCACAACCCCACGGGCTACAGCCTGAGCGCGGCCAGCGCCCACGAGGTGCTGCAGATGGCGCAGCGCCACGGCTTCTATGTGGTGGAAGACGATAGCTACTGCCATATCGCTGCCGATCATGCACCGCGCGTGACGATGCTGGACCGCTTGCAGCGCAGCATCTACATCAGCGGCTTTGCCAAGGTGCTGGTGCCCAATTGGCGCCTGGGCTATATGGCGGCGCCACCGGAGCTGGTCGAGAGGCTGCTGGACACCAAGCTGCTGTCCACCCTGTCCACGCCGACCCCCATGGAGCAGGCCCTGGCCCTGTGCATGGAACAGGGCCAGCTGCGCCGCCATGCCGAGCGGCTGCGTCAGCATCTGGCCCAGGCGCGCACGCGCAGCGTGGCGCTGGCCCAGGCAGCCGGCTGTCGTTTTGTGGCCGAGCCTGCGGGCATGTTCGGTTGGGTGGATACCGGTGTGGATACCGAGGTGCTGACCCAGTTGCTGCTGGACGAGGGCTATATGATCGCCCCGGGCGCCATGTTCCACGCCAGCCGGGGCTCCAGCACCTGCATGCGCATCAACTTTGCGACCACGCAGGACGCCACCTTCTGGCGTGTCTTCGAGCGTGTGGTGGCGGGAATGCGGGCCCAGGCCCAGAAGTCCTAG
- a CDS encoding GtrA family protein: MIAQLLQRLRRLPQLLQFVLVGGTAAATHLAVVGLLVALLGMPPLAANVLAFLVAFVVSYNGHALFTFSATRARGWPVVARFFAVACLSFVANELLYYIALNWLHWHYFWSLAAVLVLVAVGTFVMSKFWAFKAHKAE, translated from the coding sequence GTGATCGCGCAACTGCTGCAAAGACTGCGCCGCCTGCCGCAGCTGCTCCAATTCGTGCTGGTCGGAGGCACGGCCGCTGCCACACATCTGGCGGTGGTCGGCCTGCTGGTTGCTCTGCTGGGCATGCCGCCTCTGGCGGCCAATGTACTGGCGTTTCTGGTGGCTTTTGTCGTCAGCTACAACGGCCATGCCCTGTTCACATTTTCAGCGACCAGAGCCAGAGGCTGGCCGGTGGTGGCCAGATTCTTCGCCGTGGCCTGCCTGTCCTTCGTCGCCAATGAGCTGCTCTACTACATTGCCCTGAACTGGCTGCACTGGCATTACTTCTGGAGTCTGGCCGCCGTGCTGGTGCTGGTGGCCGTCGGCACGTTCGTCATGAGCAAGTTCTGGGCCTTCAAGGCGCACAAGGCCGAATGA